The following are from one region of the Stanieria cyanosphaera PCC 7437 genome:
- the prmC gene encoding peptide chain release factor N(5)-glutamine methyltransferase has protein sequence MLSGQELYLWRKQAQQEALAAKVSPQEVDWLLQELLGLSNLTLRLELFCQQTEVSSTQSLQQLTDLWQKRLQDRLPIQYLVGRVPWRYFHLKVSAAVLIPRPETELMIDFAQQAIENSNCSNLSLGNWVDLGTGSGAIALGLASILPQAKIHAVDVSEAALAIAKENAENLGFSEQISFYQGNWWYPLPHLRGKVSGMVSNPPYIPTDELEHLQPEVFKHEPLLALDGGADGLDHIRYLVQESADYLHSGGIWLIEMMIGQAPIVAKMLSETGNYHNIQIFSDLAGIERFVLAYRC, from the coding sequence ATGCTCTCTGGGCAAGAACTTTATCTTTGGCGTAAGCAAGCTCAACAAGAAGCATTAGCTGCCAAGGTATCTCCACAGGAAGTAGACTGGTTGTTACAAGAATTATTAGGGTTGAGTAATTTAACTCTTCGTTTAGAGTTGTTTTGTCAACAAACAGAAGTTTCTTCAACTCAGTCTCTTCAACAACTAACTGATTTGTGGCAAAAACGTCTTCAAGATCGTTTACCAATTCAGTATTTAGTTGGAAGAGTACCTTGGCGGTATTTTCATCTCAAAGTATCTGCTGCTGTCTTGATTCCTCGTCCCGAAACTGAGTTAATGATTGATTTTGCTCAACAAGCTATTGAGAATAGTAATTGTTCTAATCTTAGTTTGGGTAATTGGGTTGATTTAGGAACTGGTAGTGGTGCGATCGCTTTAGGTTTGGCTAGTATCTTACCTCAAGCAAAAATTCATGCGGTAGATGTTAGTGAAGCTGCATTGGCAATAGCTAAGGAAAATGCTGAAAATTTAGGATTTTCTGAGCAAATTAGTTTTTATCAAGGCAATTGGTGGTATCCTTTACCACATCTTCGAGGTAAAGTTAGTGGGATGGTTTCTAATCCTCCTTATATTCCCACTGATGAACTTGAACATTTACAGCCAGAAGTATTTAAACACGAACCTCTGCTAGCTTTAGATGGAGGTGCAGATGGCTTGGATCATATTCGTTATTTAGTCCAAGAATCGGCTGATTATCTCCATTCAGGTGGGATTTGGTTAATTGAAATGATGATTGGACAAGCACCAATTGTCGCTAAAATGCTATCTGAGACAGGAAATTATCACAATATTCAAATTTTTTCCGATCTAGCAGGAATTGAACGTTTTGTTTTAGCTTATCGTTGTTAA
- a CDS encoding L-threonylcarbamoyladenylate synthase gives MTRVSQEELVKGVASGKVVSFPTDTVPALAVKPELAKLIFQLKQRPATKPLILMAASIEELLPYLDGSDAELANWLEIAQKYWPGALTLVLPASDSVSSTINPTDSKTIGIRIPHSAIALEILRQTGVLATTSANFSGKPPLETMEAIEHNFPEVLVLQDDGVKEDQPMGSGLPSTVVQWTEAGWQILRQGSIELFL, from the coding sequence ATGACTAGAGTTTCTCAAGAGGAATTAGTTAAAGGAGTTGCGTCTGGAAAAGTTGTCAGTTTTCCGACAGATACTGTACCAGCTTTAGCCGTTAAACCAGAATTAGCGAAACTAATCTTTCAACTCAAACAACGCCCTGCAACTAAACCTTTGATTTTAATGGCTGCCTCAATTGAAGAACTTTTACCTTATCTTGATGGCAGCGATGCAGAATTGGCAAATTGGTTGGAAATAGCTCAAAAATATTGGCCAGGAGCTTTAACTCTGGTGTTACCTGCTTCTGATTCAGTTTCTTCGACAATTAATCCTACTGACTCTAAAACAATCGGCATCAGAATTCCTCATAGCGCGATCGCATTAGAAATTTTAAGACAAACTGGGGTATTAGCTACCACTAGTGCTAATTTTTCTGGAAAACCCCCTTTAGAAACTATGGAGGCAATAGAGCATAATTTTCCAGAGGTGTTAGTACTTCAAGATGATGGTGTTAAGGAAGATCAACCAATGGGTAGCGGACTCCCTTCAACCGTAGTTCAATGGACAGAAGCAGGATGGCAAATTTTGCGTCAAGGCAGTATTGAATTATTTTTGTAA
- a CDS encoding cytochrome P450 has product MTISQKTKQSLSLPPGNLGLPLLGETISFFTDPNFNQKRLNKYGKLFKTSLFGRPTVVMVGAEANTFLFKNENKYVVATWPKSTKILLGSTSLAVKTGDFHTSRRKLLYQAFQPRALASYIPTMEHITQEYLNKWEKLNTFTWYPELRNYTFDIASSLLVSTDGGSQTPLGEYFEEWCAGLFTLAIPLPWTKFGKALYCRKKLLQYIEDIVVKRQQAKNPGEDALGLLIQAKDEEGNSLSLEELKDQVLLLLFAGHETLTSAIASFCLLTAQHPEVLQRLREEQQQLSLASPLTLENLKQMTYLEQVLKEVMRIIPPVGGGFREVIESFEFQGYQIPQGWNIQYQIAQTHKDQAVYPDCDRFAPDRFSPDKAEDKQASFAYIPFGGGLRECLGKEFARLEMRIFASMLLKNYQWELLPNQSLELLTIPTPHPRDGLKIKFSPLV; this is encoded by the coding sequence ATGACTATTTCCCAAAAAACAAAACAATCTCTTTCTTTACCACCTGGAAATTTAGGTTTACCCTTACTGGGGGAAACAATTAGCTTTTTTACCGACCCAAATTTTAATCAAAAACGATTAAATAAATACGGTAAACTGTTTAAAACAAGTCTTTTTGGTCGTCCAACGGTAGTGATGGTTGGTGCAGAAGCAAATACTTTTTTATTTAAGAACGAAAATAAATATGTGGTTGCTACTTGGCCAAAAAGTACCAAAATATTATTAGGCTCAACATCTTTAGCTGTCAAAACTGGGGATTTTCATACTTCTCGTCGTAAATTACTGTATCAGGCTTTTCAACCGAGAGCTTTAGCTAGTTATATCCCCACAATGGAACATATTACTCAAGAATATCTCAACAAGTGGGAAAAGCTAAATACATTTACTTGGTATCCAGAATTAAGAAATTATACTTTTGATATTGCTAGCAGTTTGTTGGTTAGTACTGACGGTGGTTCACAAACGCCTTTAGGAGAGTACTTTGAAGAATGGTGTGCTGGTTTATTTACTCTTGCGATTCCTCTTCCTTGGACTAAATTTGGTAAGGCATTATATTGTCGTAAAAAGTTACTTCAATACATTGAAGACATTGTTGTCAAACGTCAACAAGCAAAAAATCCAGGCGAAGATGCTTTAGGATTATTAATTCAAGCCAAAGATGAAGAGGGAAATAGCCTTAGTTTAGAAGAATTAAAAGACCAAGTTTTATTATTACTCTTTGCTGGACATGAAACCCTCACATCTGCGATCGCATCTTTTTGTTTACTGACTGCCCAACATCCAGAAGTTTTACAACGACTTCGTGAGGAACAACAACAATTATCTCTTGCTTCTCCTCTCACTCTGGAAAATCTTAAACAGATGACTTATTTAGAACAAGTTTTAAAAGAGGTAATGCGAATTATTCCTCCTGTTGGTGGTGGTTTTAGAGAAGTAATCGAGTCGTTTGAATTCCAAGGTTATCAAATTCCTCAAGGATGGAATATTCAATATCAAATTGCTCAAACCCATAAAGATCAAGCAGTTTATCCCGATTGCGATCGCTTTGCTCCTGACCGCTTTTCCCCTGATAAAGCAGAAGATAAACAAGCTAGTTTTGCTTATATTCCTTTTGGTGGTGGTTTAAGAGAGTGTTTAGGCAAAGAATTTGCTCGTTTGGAAATGAGGATTTTTGCCTCGATGTTACTAAAAAATTATCAATGGGAACTCTTACCCAATCAAAGCTTAGAATTACTTACTATTCCTACTCCTCATCCTCGTGATGGGCTTAAAATCAAATTTTCTCCTCTCGTTTAG
- a CDS encoding sigma-70 family RNA polymerase sigma factor, producing MNQASIKELETKSITDEQLVKGCQQGDCHSFRLLYRRYQQRVRSTLYQLCGSEMLEDLVQEVFLRAWKGLPQLRESSYFSTWLYRISWNVASDRRKKLAKHQPQLNQTKSKFDSDESNLNLTSSSSQDTPDLMRLHYQDLVQRGLQTLSLEHRAVLILHDLEDLPQQEIAQILNIPKGTVKSRLYYARNALKKFLQQQDICL from the coding sequence ATCAACCAAGCTAGTATTAAAGAACTAGAAACAAAGTCAATTACAGATGAGCAATTAGTTAAAGGCTGTCAACAAGGAGACTGCCATTCTTTTCGTTTATTGTATCGCCGTTATCAGCAACGAGTTCGTTCAACCCTTTATCAACTATGCGGTTCAGAAATGCTAGAAGATTTAGTTCAAGAAGTGTTTCTAAGAGCTTGGAAAGGATTACCCCAACTACGAGAGAGTAGTTATTTTTCGACTTGGTTGTATAGAATTAGCTGGAATGTTGCAAGCGATCGCAGAAAAAAGTTAGCCAAACATCAACCACAACTTAATCAAACTAAGTCTAAATTTGACTCCGATGAATCAAACTTAAATCTAACCTCTTCTAGTTCTCAGGATACACCAGACCTGATGCGTTTACATTATCAAGATTTAGTTCAAAGAGGTTTACAAACTTTAAGTCTTGAACATAGAGCCGTTTTAATTTTGCATGATTTAGAAGACTTACCCCAACAAGAAATTGCCCAAATCTTGAACATACCTAAAGGTACAGTAAAGTCAAGGTTATATTATGCTAGAAATGCACTCAAAAAATTTCTTCAACAACAAGATATATGCCTTTAG
- a CDS encoding Spy/CpxP family protein refolding chaperone — protein sequence MVMRYFPLIASAAFLAADSFPVSATYQNSSLQIFSGSQINQPSLFERSVPQMTIPFHRNNNLLEQLDFSFEQTMEIQQISSNYQTIINQKQQKLFLAQKELVKLIKEDDLQLIRAKHQEILQLRQTLDQLNFESLLAIREVLTPSQRQEFTQIMESRQVNSQQN from the coding sequence ATGGTGATGCGCTATTTTCCTTTGATTGCTTCTGCTGCTTTTTTAGCTGCTGATAGTTTTCCAGTCTCAGCTACCTACCAAAACTCTTCACTTCAGATATTTTCGGGTAGTCAGATTAATCAACCAAGCTTATTTGAGCGTAGTGTGCCACAAATGACTATTCCATTCCACCGCAACAATAACTTGCTCGAACAATTAGATTTCAGTTTTGAGCAAACAATGGAAATTCAACAAATTAGTAGTAATTACCAGACTATCATTAATCAAAAACAGCAAAAACTTTTTCTGGCACAAAAAGAGTTAGTTAAGCTGATCAAAGAAGATGATCTTCAATTAATTCGTGCTAAACATCAAGAAATTCTGCAACTGCGCCAAACACTAGATCAATTAAATTTTGAAAGTCTTTTAGCAATCAGAGAAGTGCTAACCCCCTCTCAGCGTCAAGAATTTACCCAAATTATGGAATCTCGACAAGTTAACTCTCAACAAAATTAA
- a CDS encoding chorismate lyase has translation MTANLKPQNLLPRTTKWHSLQPIWQGGEEIVKQGLPHSQLAPTWQILLLGDGSPTRHLRLLTGEPTEVDVIDMSLIGTDDDGAPEGIAAISEPRLRRQVWLRTASGQRLAYAASWWDANHVDEYLQNRSLPIWESLSRLHTELYRDVQGIYYGHCRALELAFGEKGPFWGRHYLFWHDRKPLTLIYEVFSPYLSKYLGKMR, from the coding sequence TTGACTGCAAATCTTAAACCACAAAATCTCTTACCTAGAACTACTAAATGGCACTCTCTCCAACCGATTTGGCAAGGAGGAGAAGAAATTGTCAAACAAGGACTGCCTCACAGTCAATTAGCACCTACTTGGCAAATTTTATTACTAGGAGATGGTTCTCCGACTCGTCACCTAAGACTACTAACTGGGGAACCAACCGAAGTTGATGTGATTGATATGTCTTTAATTGGAACTGATGATGATGGTGCGCCTGAAGGAATTGCTGCCATATCAGAACCTCGACTAAGAAGACAAGTATGGTTACGTACTGCCTCTGGTCAAAGATTAGCTTATGCAGCTTCTTGGTGGGATGCGAATCATGTTGATGAATATTTACAAAATCGTTCTCTACCTATTTGGGAAAGTCTTTCTCGTTTACATACTGAGTTGTATCGAGATGTTCAAGGAATTTATTATGGTCACTGTCGAGCTTTAGAACTGGCTTTTGGAGAAAAAGGGCCTTTTTGGGGTCGTCATTACTTATTTTGGCATGATCGTAAACCTTTAACTTTAATTTATGAAGTATTTTCTCCTTATTTATCTAAATATTTAGGAAAAATGCGTTAA
- the hisB gene encoding imidazoleglycerol-phosphate dehydratase HisB produces MQVSQRPVIDEQSEILFPSRIASVKRTTKETDVAVKLNLDGQGKCQVDTGVPFLDHMLHQIASHGLIDLEIKATGDIEIDDHHTNEDVGITLGQALTQALGDRKGIVRFGHFIAPLDEALIQVALDFSGRPHLSYGLTIPTERVGTYDTQLVREFFVAIVNHGQMTLHLRQLDGINSHHIIEAAFKAFARSLRMAVEIDPRRAGAIPSSKGVL; encoded by the coding sequence ATGCAAGTTAGTCAGCGTCCTGTTATCGATGAGCAATCAGAAATTTTATTTCCTTCCCGAATCGCTTCAGTGAAACGGACGACTAAAGAAACTGATGTGGCAGTAAAGTTGAATTTAGATGGTCAAGGAAAATGTCAGGTAGACACAGGAGTACCTTTTCTCGACCATATGTTGCATCAGATTGCTTCTCACGGTTTAATCGATTTAGAAATTAAAGCTACAGGTGACATTGAAATCGACGATCATCATACTAATGAAGATGTGGGTATTACTTTAGGTCAAGCTTTAACTCAAGCTTTAGGCGATCGCAAGGGAATCGTTCGTTTTGGTCATTTTATCGCTCCTTTGGATGAAGCTTTGATTCAAGTGGCACTAGATTTTTCTGGTCGACCTCATCTCAGTTATGGTTTAACTATTCCCACCGAAAGAGTGGGTACTTATGATACTCAATTAGTGAGAGAATTTTTTGTTGCTATAGTTAATCATGGACAAATGACTCTTCATCTGCGTCAACTAGATGGAATCAATTCTCATCACATTATTGAAGCTGCTTTTAAAGCTTTTGCTCGTTCTCTCAGGATGGCGGTAGAAATAGATCCCAGGCGCGCTGGTGCTATTCCTAGCTCGAAAGGAGTTTTATAA
- a CDS encoding M23 family metallopeptidase: MTNVLKFKWYRSILLAFFALLICLGLNNLNLQPTQATNPPNPDSIEVAQTAWRYGSFPVENFQSYTSAFGYRLSPVDGQRQFHNGLDMAAPIGSYVRNWWTGKVIQVSDHTACGTSVIVESGPWQHVYCHLEGHVETGAKGSYLIDRNGGLQIWQGQEVPVGSRIGRVGMTGRTTGPHLHWALKYNGSYIDPALVLKEMFKQQA; encoded by the coding sequence ATGACCAACGTTCTCAAGTTTAAGTGGTATCGCTCGATCTTATTAGCTTTCTTCGCTTTATTAATTTGTTTGGGATTAAATAATTTAAATCTACAGCCTACCCAAGCAACTAACCCTCCAAATCCAGACTCGATTGAAGTTGCTCAGACTGCGTGGCGATACGGTTCTTTTCCAGTAGAAAACTTTCAATCTTATACTTCTGCTTTTGGTTATCGACTGTCTCCTGTTGATGGTCAAAGACAGTTTCACAATGGTTTAGATATGGCTGCTCCCATCGGTAGTTATGTCAGAAATTGGTGGACAGGTAAAGTAATTCAAGTCTCCGATCATACTGCTTGTGGTACTTCTGTAATCGTAGAATCGGGCCCTTGGCAACACGTTTACTGTCATTTGGAAGGTCATGTTGAAACGGGAGCTAAAGGAAGTTATTTAATTGACCGCAATGGTGGATTACAGATTTGGCAAGGACAAGAAGTACCTGTCGGATCGAGAATTGGACGTGTGGGTATGACTGGACGTACCACAGGGCCTCATTTACACTGGGCTTTAAAATACAACGGAAGTTATATCGATCCTGCTTTAGTACTGAAAGAAATGTTTAAGCAACAGGCGTAA
- the tnpA gene encoding IS200/IS605 family transposase, with product MRPNKGSHSVYSIHLHLVLVTKYRRKVITSAMIARMTEVFQNICKKKKSLMLQFDGESDHVHLLIDLHPDNNISQLVASLKSASSRIIRKEFETEVSKTYSKPVFWSGSYYITSCGGVTIERLRKYIEEQDTPLD from the coding sequence ATGAGACCTAACAAGGGTTCGCATTCGGTTTATTCAATTCATTTGCACTTAGTTCTAGTGACTAAATATCGTCGTAAGGTAATTACTTCTGCGATGATTGCTCGAATGACTGAAGTGTTTCAAAACATCTGCAAGAAGAAAAAAAGCTTGATGCTTCAGTTCGATGGAGAATCAGATCACGTGCATCTTTTAATCGATCTTCACCCCGACAACAATATCTCTCAACTGGTAGCTAGTCTCAAAAGCGCATCTAGTAGAATAATTAGAAAAGAATTTGAAACTGAAGTCTCGAAAACCTATTCCAAACCTGTATTTTGGTCTGGCTCGTACTATATTACTTCCTGTGGTGGCGTAACGATAGAAAGACTGAGGAAATATATCGAGGAGCAAGATACACCATTAGACTAA
- a CDS encoding RNA-guided endonuclease InsQ/TnpB family protein, whose translation MLTRRITFRLYPSTAQEQKMFWARRMHAYLYNAAVANRKTQYQKFAHSVDYFEQQASLPGFKETWIEYKELNAGSLQATLKRVDFAFVRFFQGLAKYPKFKPFKAYSGWTYPDARQGFKVHSSGKNGYLELRDLGIIIQMRGQARIWGQPTTCTIVYRNSRWYASVTVKCLPTRETGKGSIGLDFGCKTAVAMSNGILVEPSKFLTNTQNQINRLSKQLRRKRKPEKKKHKASRRWKKIQAKISKLKKKVANRRQNWVHQVAVDIVRSNSLIVTEKLQIKNMTRKASSGSKRKRQKTGLNRSMLDIGIGMLRDAIAYKVKEAGGVFLEAPTQSLKPTQRCVKCWELTKKSLSDRLHICSNQSCRHTEDRDINSAQVCLSWARGQVIQH comes from the coding sequence ATGTTAACACGGCGCATTACATTTAGGCTTTATCCTTCTACTGCTCAAGAACAAAAAATGTTCTGGGCAAGAAGAATGCACGCCTACTTGTATAATGCAGCAGTAGCTAACCGCAAAACTCAATATCAAAAATTTGCTCATTCAGTAGATTACTTTGAGCAACAGGCATCATTACCAGGCTTCAAAGAAACTTGGATTGAGTACAAAGAGTTAAATGCTGGTTCTTTGCAAGCGACATTAAAGCGTGTCGATTTTGCTTTTGTTAGATTCTTTCAAGGATTAGCTAAATATCCTAAGTTTAAGCCATTTAAAGCTTATTCTGGATGGACATACCCTGATGCTCGTCAAGGTTTTAAAGTTCATAGCAGTGGCAAAAATGGTTATCTAGAATTAAGAGACTTGGGTATCATTATTCAAATGAGAGGACAAGCTCGTATTTGGGGTCAACCTACTACTTGTACGATTGTCTACCGCAATAGCAGATGGTATGCCAGCGTTACAGTTAAATGCTTGCCAACCAGAGAAACAGGGAAAGGTAGTATTGGACTAGATTTTGGTTGTAAAACGGCTGTTGCTATGAGCAACGGCATTCTGGTTGAACCATCAAAATTTTTGACTAATACCCAAAATCAAATAAACCGATTATCTAAGCAACTAAGGAGAAAACGTAAACCAGAAAAGAAAAAACATAAAGCCTCTCGCAGATGGAAAAAAATACAGGCTAAAATTTCTAAACTCAAGAAAAAAGTAGCCAATCGCCGTCAAAACTGGGTGCATCAAGTGGCAGTAGATATTGTTCGGAGTAATTCCCTCATTGTCACAGAGAAACTTCAAATCAAAAATATGACCAGAAAAGCATCCTCTGGCAGCAAAAGAAAAAGACAGAAGACGGGTCTTAATCGTTCTATGCTTGATATCGGAATAGGTATGCTTAGAGATGCCATCGCATATAAAGTCAAAGAAGCTGGTGGAGTATTTCTCGAAGCTCCTACTCAAAGTTTAAAACCAACACAGCGATGCGTTAAATGTTGGGAATTAACCAAAAAAAGCTTGAGCGATAGGCTTCATATTTGTTCTAATCAAAGTTGTCGGCATACCGAAGATCGAGATATTAACTCAGCCCAAGTATGTCTCTCTTGGGCGCGGGGGCAGGTTATACAACATTAA
- a CDS encoding tyrosine-type recombinase/integrase, translating to MRVQKVNIRGQTSWVLLSDDYLPIEPVTDYLQHLMALGKAPNTLKNYAHHLKLFFEYLEAYSLDWTQCWEKELAEFMLWLQLPDSIPGVPSIAPQTAKRTEKTVNIMMSVIYQFYEFHARNQRIESRELYQTSYPVQRRYKSLLYEMKKDKRVKTKRLKVKEPRTFPGCLTKEEVQTLVDNCANLRDKFLIVLLYHSGMRIGEALGLRHSDIHSEMGLNEIHVIPRDDNLNDARVKDGETRIISVPRQTIQAYENYVLDDDFPDVDSDYVFINMWRNEIGSPMRYSTAQSLFRRLSEKTGIEATAHLLRHTHATELIRAGMDLIYVQERLGHASIQTTIDTYVHLLNKDQKAAYKQYLAKCEED from the coding sequence ATGAGAGTTCAGAAGGTCAATATTCGAGGTCAAACCAGTTGGGTTTTACTTAGTGATGACTATCTTCCTATCGAACCAGTCACAGATTATCTGCAACACCTGATGGCGTTAGGCAAAGCACCAAACACGCTGAAGAACTACGCCCACCACTTGAAATTATTCTTTGAGTACTTGGAAGCTTACAGTCTCGACTGGACACAATGTTGGGAGAAAGAGTTAGCGGAATTTATGCTCTGGCTACAATTACCCGATTCTATTCCTGGTGTTCCTTCTATTGCCCCACAAACGGCAAAAAGGACGGAAAAGACAGTCAATATCATGATGAGTGTGATTTATCAGTTTTACGAGTTTCACGCCCGAAATCAGAGGATAGAAAGCCGAGAACTGTATCAAACTAGCTACCCAGTCCAGAGAAGGTATAAGTCACTTCTCTATGAGATGAAGAAAGATAAGAGGGTAAAAACTAAGAGATTAAAAGTCAAAGAACCTAGAACTTTTCCTGGGTGTTTAACTAAAGAAGAAGTCCAAACTTTAGTTGATAATTGTGCCAATCTTCGGGACAAGTTTTTAATTGTACTTCTCTATCACTCAGGTATGAGAATTGGGGAAGCTTTGGGGTTACGCCATAGTGATATTCACAGTGAAATGGGATTGAATGAAATCCATGTAATTCCCCGTGATGATAATCTCAATGATGCCAGAGTCAAAGATGGTGAAACAAGAATTATTAGCGTACCAAGACAAACAATTCAAGCTTATGAAAATTACGTTTTAGATGATGATTTTCCTGATGTAGATTCTGATTATGTCTTTATCAATATGTGGCGTAATGAAATCGGTTCGCCCATGAGATATTCTACTGCTCAAAGTTTATTTAGAAGGTTGAGTGAAAAAACAGGAATTGAAGCCACAGCACATTTATTAAGACATACCCACGCTACAGAATTAATTAGAGCAGGAATGGATTTAATTTATGTTCAAGAACGCTTAGGTCATGCCAGTATCCAAACCACAATTGATACTTATGTGCATTTGTTAAACAAAGACCAAAAAGCTGCTTACAAACAGTATTTAGCTAAGTGCGAGGAAGATTAA
- a CDS encoding tyrosine-type recombinase/integrase: MQKISISKSKDKEIVCPRCCSIKVKTWAKSKARQQYKCDDCGRFFYKNPKLQSAKDILPSDITPKEMRIYDIWDLRVFGKEATTGGLYTANFSMINPEWFKKTVKDYIWYNSSQYSTSELLRKLTEFRRFSRYLTEKRATVKPQDIDRLLVIEAINYASQDLKVSKSLSIFITTLKYFFEFCNSNNLIEISSKQLIFESDYPKAERKIIKEIPSDVIKQIRQHLDSLPKPIKIAISILIETGMRISEVCSLKLNCISQDSDGDWWVSLYRIKLKKEDRLFISKELAQSILQQQEFIKNNLGRDFSYLFCSTEGSGWFASYTNTPKRRASVKRELSHFIPVKKLIKQPLIRGYLHQLAHEHNITDISGEIYPVWKCHRFRHTHLTDLARKGMGIAHIMQRGGHASPSMSMHYIHLTNDDQKKKMKEVWDNTHFNMEGEIVAPVNPDLDTAEMQWIKKGMGVQTTDNGYCTLLWTQTCPHQDLPCKSCGSWVTTLDFLDSHKQELKETEKIIENARQKGYQRQIEKNVPRAERLKRIISGMEKHKTMRGLGHNEWEEKE, encoded by the coding sequence ATGCAAAAAATATCGATATCAAAGTCTAAAGACAAAGAAATAGTTTGTCCTAGATGTTGCAGTATAAAAGTAAAAACTTGGGCAAAATCGAAAGCAAGACAACAATATAAATGTGATGATTGTGGTCGTTTCTTCTATAAAAATCCAAAATTACAGTCTGCTAAAGATATATTACCTTCGGATATTACTCCCAAAGAAATGCGAATATATGATATATGGGACTTAAGAGTTTTTGGGAAAGAAGCAACTACTGGAGGTTTATATACAGCTAATTTCTCAATGATTAATCCTGAATGGTTTAAAAAAACTGTGAAAGATTATATCTGGTATAATTCTTCGCAATATAGCACCAGCGAGCTTTTAAGAAAATTAACAGAGTTTAGACGTTTTTCACGATATTTAACCGAAAAAAGAGCGACAGTAAAACCGCAGGATATAGATAGATTATTAGTGATTGAAGCAATTAATTATGCTTCTCAAGACTTAAAAGTATCTAAATCATTATCTATCTTTATCACTACATTAAAGTATTTTTTTGAATTTTGTAATTCTAACAATCTCATAGAGATTAGCAGTAAACAATTAATTTTTGAATCTGATTATCCTAAAGCTGAAAGAAAAATAATTAAAGAAATTCCTTCTGATGTCATTAAACAGATACGTCAACATCTTGATTCTCTTCCAAAACCAATAAAAATAGCAATTAGTATTCTTATTGAAACGGGAATGAGAATATCAGAAGTATGTAGTTTAAAGCTAAATTGTATTAGCCAAGATTCAGATGGAGATTGGTGGGTTAGTTTATATAGAATAAAGCTTAAAAAAGAAGACAGATTATTTATTAGTAAAGAATTAGCTCAAAGTATTTTACAACAGCAAGAGTTTATTAAAAATAACTTAGGAAGAGATTTTAGCTATTTGTTTTGCAGCACAGAAGGTAGTGGATGGTTTGCATCCTATACTAATACCCCAAAAAGAAGGGCAAGTGTAAAAAGAGAACTTTCTCATTTTATTCCTGTTAAAAAACTTATCAAACAACCTTTAATAAGAGGATATCTTCATCAATTGGCTCACGAACATAACATTACTGATATTTCTGGTGAAATATATCCTGTTTGGAAGTGCCACAGATTTCGTCATACTCATCTAACAGATTTAGCTAGAAAAGGTATGGGCATCGCTCACATTATGCAGCGTGGCGGTCATGCTTCTCCTTCGATGTCTATGCACTATATTCACCTGACTAATGACGACCAGAAAAAGAAAATGAAAGAAGTGTGGGACAATACCCACTTCAACATGGAAGGTGAAATAGTAGCACCTGTTAATCCTGATTTAGACACAGCAGAAATGCAATGGATAAAGAAAGGAATGGGAGTACAAACTACAGATAATGGTTACTGTACTTTACTCTGGACACAGACTTGTCCCCATCAAGATTTACCTTGTAAAAGCTGTGGTAGTTGGGTAACAACTTTAGACTTCTTAGATAGCCATAAACAGGAATTAAAAGAGACAGAAAAAATTATCGAAAATGCTCGTCAAAAAGGCTATCAAAGACAGATAGAAAAGAACGTTCCCAGAGCGGAAAGACTCAAGAGAATTATCTCTGGAATGGAAAAACACAAAACCATGAGAGGTCTTGGTCATAATGAATGGGAGGAGAAAGAATAA